The Candidatus Deferrimicrobiaceae bacterium genome contains the following window.
CAGATCTCGAGCCAGACCGTACCCCGAGGGGCCCGCCTCGTAGCAGGCTTCGATCTTCCATTCCCGGAAGATCCCGGCATTCGAGGACCGCTGCATCCCCGCCGGCTTCGTTGCACGCCCTCATCGTACCGCTGTGGGTACGCCTCGGTCGTGCGCCCGGGTGCGAATGCCGTCTCCCGGGGCCCCGGGCTCGCGGAGGGGTCCCCTCGGCTACGCTCGCGACCTTGCGCCCGCTCGCTGCCGGTTCCGCTCGATGCGATTTCTTCCCTTCTGCGGGACACTCCTCCAACCGTACTACCGACAACCTCCAGGAGTGTCCCCCCGCCTCGTCGACCCCCCCGCATCGCCTGGGGCCCCGGTTGCCGGCGCTCTCCCGACGGGGCAGGCAAATTCGGCGCCCGCCGCAGGGGATCCCCCGAGCGGTAAGCCGAAGGCGGAACCGGCGGAGGCCCCGCCGTTTGTAGGGCAATAGTGATTGCGTACCACATAGGAAGGAGAATGGCCGGGGAGAGGACCAATGGGCACGTTCGCTGGACGCAGCCGGGGAGCCGAGGCTGGACGCGAGCGGGGACCCCGGAGGCGAAGCCGCTCCCGGCGCCCTCGCAACGGGACGTGCCAATGCGGCGCCCGCCGCAGAGGATGAAAAGTTTTAAGAACGTCCCTGTTCTTGACTTCCGCCGAACTGGAGGGTGAACAGCCGGTGGTAGATCCCCCGGGCCGCGAGGAGCTCCCGGTGGGTGCCGGTCTCCCGGACCTTCCCCCGGTGCATCACGATGATCCGGTCCGCCGAGAGGATGGTGGAGAGCCGGTGGGCGACCACGAGGGAGGTGCGACCGGCCAGGAGGATCGCGAGGGCGGTCTGGACCTCGTGCTCGGTCACCGGGTCCACACTGGAGGTCGCCTCGTCCAGGATGAGGATCTTCGGGTCGCGGGCCAGCGCCCGCGCGAACGAGACGAGCTGCCGCTGGCCTACGGAGAGCCGCCCGCCCCGCTCCCCCACCTGCGTGGCCAGTCCGCCGTCCCAGCCGGCGGAGAATCGCGCGACGCCGGCCACCTCCACGGCCCGGTCGAGCGCGCCCCCCCCCGCCTCGACATTCTCCCGGATGGTCCCGGAAAAGAGAAACGGGTCCTGCAGGACGAGGGAGATCATCCCGCGCAGCTCGCTGCGGGGGATCTCCCGCACGTCCCTCCCGAAGAGCCGGATCTCCCCCCGGGAGATCTCGTAGAACCGGCACAGCAGGTTGAGGATCGTCGTCTTTCCCGCGCCGGTGGCCCCCACGATCGCCCCCGTCTCCCCCTCGCCGAGCGTGAAGGAGACCCCGCGAAGGACCATCTTCCTCCCTCCCCGGTCCTCGCCGTCTCCGCCCGGGTAGGAAAACCAGACGTCCCGGAACTCGATCGCCGGCGGGTCGGGTCCCCGCCCTCCCCCGGCTTCCGGCCCCTCCTTCCTCCCGGCGGGAGACTTTGCGCCGGAAGGGGGCGGCCGGTACTCGGGAGAGATCTCCTGGTCGAGGATGAGGAAGATCCGTTCGCTCGAGGCGAGCGCCGACTGAAGAATGTTGTACTTGTCGCTCATGTCCTTGATGGGGTTGAAGAACTTCTGCGCGTATTCGAGGAAGGCGACCAGGGTCCCGAACGTGACCGCCCCCGAGATCACCCGGATCCCCCCCTGCCAGAGGAGGAGGGCCACCGCGACGGAGGCGATCAGCTCCACCCCGGGAAAGTACACGGAGTAGAAGTTCGTCAGGCGGACGCTCTCCGCGGCGTACTCCTCGTTCCGCTCGTCGAACCCGCGGTCCGATTTCTCCTCCTGCACGAAGGCCTTCACGACGGCCACCCCGCTCACGTGCTCCTGCAGGAAGGCATTCATGCGGGCGAGCTTCCTCCTCATCTCCCGGTTCCCCTCCCGGATGAACTTCTTCAGCAGCTCGACGAAGAGGAGGAGGGCGGGAAGGACGGCGAAAATGATGAGGGCGAGCCGGGCGTTCAGCCACAACAGGACCGAGGCGGTCCCGACCAGGAGCACCACGTCGCCCACGGTGGATACGAGGCCCGAGGAGATCAGCTCCTGGAGCGCCTCCACGTCCGAGGTGAGGCGGGTCATCAGCCGCCCGGTGGGGGTGCGGTCGAAAAAGGAGACCGGCAGTCGCTGAAGCCTTCCGAACATCTCGGTGCGGAGGTGGAGGATGACTCGCTGCCCGAGGATGGACACCGTGAACATCTGAAGATAGAGAAACGCCATCCCCCCGGCGACCGCAGCGAGGTAGAGGGCGACCCGCCCGCCCATCCCGGTAAGGACCCGGGGCGTGATGTTCCGGTCGATGATCAGTTTGATGAGGTAGGGCCCGGCGAGCTGGCAGGCCGTGCCGAGGAAAAGCCCCGCGAGGGCCAGCGCGATGAGCCCCTTGTGGGGGATCAGGTAGGAAAAAAGACGGCGCAGGAGCCGGATGTCCATCCCCCGCGCTTCCACCCGGTCCTCGTAGAAATAGAACTCCCTCCCGTTGCTCATTGCGCCGCCTCCAGCTCCCGGGCAAGCATCTGCCGGGAATAGAGGTCGTAATAGACCCCCCTTCGGGAGAGCAGCTCGTCGTGCGTCCCCTCCTCCACGATCCTGCCCCCCTCGAGAACGAGGACCCTGTCGCACCGGGAAAGAGATGCCATCCGGTGCGTGCTGAACAGGACCGTCCGGCCGCCGCCTTCGGAGAGGATTTCCCGGAAGATCTCCCGCTCCGTCTCCGAGTCGACCGCGGAGAGGGCGTCGTCGAGAAGGAGAATCTCCCCCCCCGCGCACAGGGCCCGGGCGATCGTGGCCCGCTGCTTCTGGCCGCCGGAGAGGGAGATCCCCCTCTCCCCGATCACCGTGCGCATGCCGTCCGGCATCTCCTCGATCTCGTCCAGGAACCGCGCCTTGGCGGCTGCGCGGCGCGCCTCCTCCTCATCCGGGAGATCCTTTCCGAAACCGATGTTCGCCAGGATCGTGTCCGAGAAGAGGAACGGGTCCTGGCTCACGAGGGAAACCGTGCGCCGGACCTCGTCCAGGGGGATCGCGCCCATGTCCCTCCCCTCGAGAAAAACCGTCCCCGCCGGGACGGGGTACAGCCGCAGGAGCAGGGAAAAGAGCGTGGTCTTCCCGCTCCCCGTCTGCCCCACGAGGCCGACGATCTCCCCTTTCCGGAGGGAGAAGCTGATCCCCCGGAGCGCCTCGCCCCGGTCCTGCTCCCCGTAGGCGAACG
Protein-coding sequences here:
- a CDS encoding ABC transporter ATP-binding protein, giving the protein MSNGREFYFYEDRVEARGMDIRLLRRLFSYLIPHKGLIALALAGLFLGTACQLAGPYLIKLIIDRNITPRVLTGMGGRVALYLAAVAGGMAFLYLQMFTVSILGQRVILHLRTEMFGRLQRLPVSFFDRTPTGRLMTRLTSDVEALQELISSGLVSTVGDVVLLVGTASVLLWLNARLALIIFAVLPALLLFVELLKKFIREGNREMRRKLARMNAFLQEHVSGVAVVKAFVQEEKSDRGFDERNEEYAAESVRLTNFYSVYFPGVELIASVAVALLLWQGGIRVISGAVTFGTLVAFLEYAQKFFNPIKDMSDKYNILQSALASSERIFLILDQEISPEYRPPPSGAKSPAGRKEGPEAGGGRGPDPPAIEFRDVWFSYPGGDGEDRGGRKMVLRGVSFTLGEGETGAIVGATGAGKTTILNLLCRFYEISRGEIRLFGRDVREIPRSELRGMISLVLQDPFLFSGTIRENVEAGGGALDRAVEVAGVARFSAGWDGGLATQVGERGGRLSVGQRQLVSFARALARDPKILILDEATSSVDPVTEHEVQTALAILLAGRTSLVVAHRLSTILSADRIIVMHRGKVRETGTHRELLAARGIYHRLFTLQFGGSQEQGRS